A genomic segment from Lutzomyia longipalpis isolate SR_M1_2022 chromosome 3, ASM2433408v1 encodes:
- the LOC129793826 gene encoding epidermal growth factor-like protein 7 isoform X2 has product MASGSVALLCIVGISLMHDVTSEVTTGRHNNNSYALKLTLINSSGFNRTPWWQQPPPSASSSPVTTQSSFMWTTMQDATTTAPPATTSHQRSHRHHRGHSGRHVCPERTTVHVPIKTKELFNKPTWRQFSEPCLDQNLCTGVRMVHEPTYRDVIRHHSTHRILYNCCPGWERIHANSSGCNKPVCKMECKNGGKCVKPDTCSCRTGFTGTSCELDINECKEEKPCDQMCYNTEGSYYCTCREGFSLQPDRQSCKKLDDAESALEAREMDVNDVDYDEINSRLTKLEKQTSQTELLERKLRQNLDKMEAMKTRLEILERRQYEISYFREKLKSYELQSKKIENLINLWYKCQKNPHLYCPTL; this is encoded by the exons atggcaaGTGGTTCGGTTGCATTGCTGTGCATCGTGGGAATCTCATTAATGCATGATGTGACCTCTGAGGTCACAACAGGGCGTCACAACAACAATTCCTACGCGCTCAAACTCACGCTCATCAATTCAAGTGGCTTCAACCGTACGCCATGGTGGCAGCAACCGCCACCATCAGCTTCTTCGTCACCTGTCACAACCCAAAGTTCATTCATGTGGACCACAATGCAGGATGCAACCACAACAGCCCCACCGGCAACAACGAGCCACCAGCGGAGCCATCGGCACCACAGGGGACATTCTGG CCGCCATGTTTGTCCGGAGCGAACAACGGTGCATGTTCCTATAAAAACGAAAGAGCTCTTCAATAAGCCAACATGGAGGCAATTCTCAGAGCCCTGCCTAGACCAAAATCTCTGTACTGGCGTCCGAATGGTGCACGAACCAACCTACAGGGATGTTATACGACATCACAGCACACACAGGATACTCTACAACTGCTGCCCTGGATGGGAAAGGATCCATGCAAATAGCAGTGGTTGCAATAAGC CTGTTTGCAAAATGGAGTGCAAAAATGGCGGGAAGTGCGTCAAACCTGACACCTGTAGCTGCAGGACAGGCTTCACGGGGACATCCTGCGAACTTGACATCAATGAATGCAAAGAAGAGAAGCCATGTGATCAAATGTGCTACAACACCGAAGGTTCCTACTACTGCACCTGTCGCGAAGGCTTTTCCCTGCAACCTGATCGACAGAGCTGCAAGAAATTAG ATGATGCAGAATCAGCCCTTGAGGCACGTGAAATGGACGTAAATGATGTGGATTATGACGAAATAAATTCACGACTAACCAAATTGGAGAAACAAACATCCCAAACGGAACTCCTTGAGAGGAAATTACGTCAAAATCTAGATAAAATGGAAGCAATGAAGACACGCTTGGAAATCCTCGAACGGCGACAGTATGAGATCTCCTATTTTAGGGAAAAACTCAAATCGTACGAACTTCAatcgaagaaaattgaaaatttaattaatttgtggtATAAATGCCAAAAGAATCCCCATTTATACTGTCCAACGTTGTGA
- the LOC129793826 gene encoding epidermal growth factor-like protein 8 isoform X1 yields MASGSVALLCIVGISLMHDVTSEVTTGRHNNNSYALKLTLINSSGFNRTPWWQQPPPSASSSPVTTQSSFMWTTMQDATTTAPPATTSHQRSHRHHRGHSGRHVCPERTTVHVPIKTKELFNKPTWRQFSEPCLDQNLCTGVRMVHEPTYRDVIRHHSTHRILYNCCPGWERIHANSSGCNKPVCKMECKNGGKCVKPDTCSCRTGFTGTSCELDINECKEEKPCDQMCYNTEGSYYCTCREGFSLQPDRQSCKKLADDAESALEAREMDVNDVDYDEINSRLTKLEKQTSQTELLERKLRQNLDKMEAMKTRLEILERRQYEISYFREKLKSYELQSKKIENLINLWYKCQKNPHLYCPTL; encoded by the exons atggcaaGTGGTTCGGTTGCATTGCTGTGCATCGTGGGAATCTCATTAATGCATGATGTGACCTCTGAGGTCACAACAGGGCGTCACAACAACAATTCCTACGCGCTCAAACTCACGCTCATCAATTCAAGTGGCTTCAACCGTACGCCATGGTGGCAGCAACCGCCACCATCAGCTTCTTCGTCACCTGTCACAACCCAAAGTTCATTCATGTGGACCACAATGCAGGATGCAACCACAACAGCCCCACCGGCAACAACGAGCCACCAGCGGAGCCATCGGCACCACAGGGGACATTCTGG CCGCCATGTTTGTCCGGAGCGAACAACGGTGCATGTTCCTATAAAAACGAAAGAGCTCTTCAATAAGCCAACATGGAGGCAATTCTCAGAGCCCTGCCTAGACCAAAATCTCTGTACTGGCGTCCGAATGGTGCACGAACCAACCTACAGGGATGTTATACGACATCACAGCACACACAGGATACTCTACAACTGCTGCCCTGGATGGGAAAGGATCCATGCAAATAGCAGTGGTTGCAATAAGC CTGTTTGCAAAATGGAGTGCAAAAATGGCGGGAAGTGCGTCAAACCTGACACCTGTAGCTGCAGGACAGGCTTCACGGGGACATCCTGCGAACTTGACATCAATGAATGCAAAGAAGAGAAGCCATGTGATCAAATGTGCTACAACACCGAAGGTTCCTACTACTGCACCTGTCGCGAAGGCTTTTCCCTGCAACCTGATCGACAGAGCTGCAAGAAATTAG CAGATGATGCAGAATCAGCCCTTGAGGCACGTGAAATGGACGTAAATGATGTGGATTATGACGAAATAAATTCACGACTAACCAAATTGGAGAAACAAACATCCCAAACGGAACTCCTTGAGAGGAAATTACGTCAAAATCTAGATAAAATGGAAGCAATGAAGACACGCTTGGAAATCCTCGAACGGCGACAGTATGAGATCTCCTATTTTAGGGAAAAACTCAAATCGTACGAACTTCAatcgaagaaaattgaaaatttaattaatttgtggtATAAATGCCAAAAGAATCCCCATTTATACTGTCCAACGTTGTGA
- the LOC129793834 gene encoding uncharacterized protein LOC129793834, whose protein sequence is MDSEREREVHQLSPRECIRGRRSYKDNQEAQSSPRRYGRRTPFDYEGHESASSGDEAVDGEDGAPAVEPVEATRPPTGLKYPENPQPAAHSGKMDEYQFPLKLFYILPVLVFLHIILQSDGLPPKPPDAISAAGDAFEIPQSCKDELQELKDEYPNQDATFWPALEYNLWSVLKDPPRPSIVTFLYNVSTSTTLLDKIVYTTHACMHPEMDPIVVNGLTFSESRTGGDFGIIIDKYKEALRRSRVMFVENLQDIPGLASRAFHDLCDSYNPIIDRYVVYFSLFYTRADWEESPNPNALASDLLKRRWDDEITADTAAALIARVTEAVLVLREKIY, encoded by the exons ATGGACTCTGAACGTGAGAGGGAG GTTCATCAGCTGAGTCCCAGGGAGTGCATCCGGGGTAGGAGATCGTACAAGGATAATCAGGAAGCACAGAGTAGTCCACGTCGGTATGGTAGAAGGACTCCTTTTGACTATGAGGGACATGAGAGCGCTAGTTCCGGAGATGAGGCTGTTGATGGAGAAGATGGAGCTCCTGCTGTGGAACCAGTTGAAGCCACGAGGCCCCCAACTGGACTGAAATACCCAGAGAATCCACAGCCTGCTGCCCATTCAGGCAAAATGGATGAATATCAATTCCCTCTGAAGCTATTTTACATCCTTCCGGTGCTTGTCTTCCTCCACATCATCCTCCAGAGTGATGGGCTTCCTCCTAAACCTCCTGATGCGATTTCTGCTGCGGGGGATGCCTTTGAGATTCCCCAATCATGCAAGGATGAGCTGCAGGAATTGAAGGATGAATACCCCAATCAGGATGCCACCTTCTGGCCAGCACTCGAATACAATCTCTGGAGTGTCCTGAAGGATCCCCCAAGACCCAGTATTGTTACCTTCCTGTACAACGTATCCACATCCACGACGCTCCTGGATAAGATTGTCTACACCACCCATGCCTGTATGCATCCGGAAATGGATCCCATTGTTGTGAACGGGCTGACATTCAGTGAATCCCGGACGGGTGGAGATTTTGGGATTATCATTGACAAATACAAGGAAGCTCTCCGGCGGAGTCGAGTAATGTTCGTGGAGAATCTCCAGGATATTCCCGGACTGGCATCGCGGGCTTTTCATGATCTCTGTGACAGCTACAATCCCATCATTGATCGCTACGTTGTCTACTTCTCTCTCTTCTACACACGTGCTGACTGGGAGGAATCCCCCAATCCTAATGCTCTGGCCAGTGATCTCCTCAAGCGTAGATGGGATGATGAAATTACCGCCGATACAGCTGCTGCTCTCATTGCACGAGTCACGGAAGCAGTTCTGGTGCTCCGGGAGAAGATTTACTGA
- the LOC129793835 gene encoding peroxisomal membrane protein PEX14 produces the protein MDNNPPETVSSPQPPLRENLIATAVMFLQNPNVARSALDQKRKYLLTKGLTEEEIEVACQRAGVYSMNPKQFQTVVNMSTYPCAAAQPSLFLRVREALHSVAIFGAITWFIYWLYRTYIEPFLFGRKRRKSVRETVSELDERIRTGFTDLNAEVAKLQHDLDRAVQRSALAEEILTIKAEVEAVKGILLSRKQFSQSPHVPPSIPAWQLISEKAQHHPDDKNDDNDTGSGSSETEVVTKNSDSSLEIM, from the exons ATGGACAACAATCCCCCAGAAACAGTTTCATCTCCCCAACCACCATTGAGGGAGAATTTG ATTGCCACGGCTGTGATGTTCCTGCAGAATCCCAATGTTGCGCGTAGTGCATTGGATCAGAAGAGGAAGTACCTCCTGACAAAGGGACTCACTGAGGAGGAGATTGAAGTTGCCTGCCAACGTGCCGGGGTGTACAGTATGAATCCCAAGCAATTCCAGACTGTTGTCAATATGAGTACCTACCCATGTGCTGCAGCTCAACCGAGTTTATTCCTTCGTGTCCGGGAGGCGTTGCATTCTGTGGCAATTTTTGGTGCCATCACGTGGTTCATCTACTGGCTCTACCGCACGTACATTGAGCCCTTCCTGTTTGGGCGGAAGCGCAGGAAGTCCGTGCGGGAGACAGTTAGTGAGCTCGATGAGCGTATCCGGACGGGATTTACAGACTTAAATGCCGAAGTGGCAAAGTTGCAGCATGATCTGGATCGTGCTGTTCAACGGAGTGCCCTTGCGGAGGAGATTCTGACCATTAAGGCCGAAGTGGAGGCTGTCAAGGGGATCCTCCTGAGTAGGAAGCAATTCTCGCAGTCACCCCATGTACCACCTTCCATCCCAGCGTGGCAGCTAATCTCTGAGAAGGCTCAACATCATCCGGATGATAAGAATGATGACAACGACACGGGCTCCGGGTCCAGTGAGACGGAAGTTGTCACCAAGAATAGCGATAGTAGCTTGGAGataatgtaa
- the LOC129793829 gene encoding zinc finger protein 91-like, producing MQLPVAKVVLVDCREELKKYNIDINDYMKTAAAPDAAAATFPCRDCSLIFRTKRYRMIHETRFHSKNSTKLHHECPKCPKRFYTTQDRDDHFYIRHSNQKYQCELCPFTCRLRCRMELHLAAKHRTSTSKPYVCQFCDKRFFIPQMLRSHIVRQHKSESEAAKLSPYTCRLCRHKIKRKDITDHMQRHNEITDSKCKMCELRFLTSDDLVVHTKSHGSDVAEQITCCFCDFQSPNSLTMDRHIEEVHIDPKKTFACGECGKEFQSKGNLKYHENVAHRAEVNAEMVFDDIFKGTTLDSDEEDDKPGKANSKMSDESMEALQKQINSISVNEDGNPAMAGDFIMNGDDEEDTPVIISIDEAEKLLANPEKLTSPDATTNPPENLIEHIKEEVEEDVEEEEEEEDKQLKDDEQEKQPDVNKSRRIVPLEELTCPFCNIRFARRREINSHKARHREETDHRCSQCPLRFLARTKLDEHVNDKHKHSPLAKMYKCSLCSYTTKSRFYMKSHNKRAHHKKAATPTPILAECNDSNGSVEESAKRKKKQQQQDKFKCEICGKVLKTAYTLKNHWNMHKNPHKCNICGKAFSVEQRLENHVAKHDSSKDIFCNFCPMSFLTAAEMELHLGLEHEQANMKIVTCPHCPYRTSFTRALNMRSHIRNVHKLAHSSTIVRDLKMELLDAEEKKLYCLQCKRRMPTEEALVQHMKTHEIGVDEARKERNRSKNRKKREERQAQGQNAVKPTESAKVAQQNGTTTEVATSTQPMSILECFFECDICEIFLESVSTMREHFVMQHNNLKPYKCEICDNRFPTWPILRRHQRLSHKALPTFIPDRIIIQQQQRKRRRSPSTSSTSSTSSGSSSSTGSSSTSSTSSGSSGNRSKASSQSVDTDVSAALDRVAPRSDATPAPKKKVSLKVMTLTNKISDNEYQCDICRQTFDAEDAFKSHFQYHDNVNPYKCELCSKRFEAWTSMKRHQSIVHKGYRNNCI from the coding sequence ATGCAGCTTCCTGTGGCAAAGGTGGTGCTGGTGGATTGTCGTGAGGAGCTGAAGAAGTACAATATTGATATAAATGATTACATGAAAACGGCTGCTGCACCGGATGCTGCCGCTGCGACTTTTCCCTGCCGCGACTGTAGTTTGATTTTCCGGACAAAACGCTACCGCATGATCCATGAGACGCGCTTCCACTCGAAGAACTCCACAAAGCTCCATCATGAGTGCCCCAAGTGCCCAAAGCGCTTCTACACAACGCAGGATCGTGATGATCACTTCTACATTCGGCACAGCAATCAGAAGTATCAGTGCGAGTTGTGCCCCTTCACGTGTCGCCTCCGCTGTAGGATGGAACTGCATCTGGCTGCAAAGCATCGCACCAGCACCAGTAAGCCGTACGTGTGTCAGTTTTGCGATAAGAGATTCTTCATCCCTCAGATGCTGCGGAGTCACATTGTGCGTCAGCATAAAAGTGAAAGTGAAGCAGCCAAGTTGTCTCCGTACACGTGTCGGCTGTGTAGGCATAAGATTAAGCGGAAGGACATCACGGATCACATGCAGCGCCACAATGAGATCACCGACAGCAAATGCAAAATGTGCGAATTGCGCTTCCTCACGTCTGATGACTTGGTTGTGCACACAAAGAGTCATGGAAGTGATGTAGCAGAACAGATTACCTGCTGCTTCTGTGACTTCCAATCCCCCAATTCCCTCACCATGGATCGGCACATTGAGGAGGTGCACATTGATCCGAAGAAGACCTTTGCATGCGGGGAATGCGGGAAGGAATTCCAGTCAAAGGGAAACCTGAAATATCACGAAAATGTTGCCCATCGCGCCGAGGTGAATGCGGAAATGGTTTTTGATGATATCTTCAAGGGAACAACCCTTGATTCCGATGAAGAAGACGACAAACCTGGGAAGGCAAATAGTAAAATGAGCGATGAATCCATGGAGGCACTCCAAAAGCAAATTAACTCAATAAGTGTCAATGAAGATGGGAATCCCGCCATGGCAGGTGACTTCATAATGAATGGTGACGATGAGGAAGATACCCCCGTTATAATATCCATTGATGAAGCTGAAAAACTCCTGGCAAATCCCGAGAAACTCACATCACCCGATGCAACGACTAACCCTCCGGAAAATCTCATTGAGCACATTAAGGAAGAAGTTGAGGAAGATGtagaggaggaggaagaagaagaagataagCAGCTAAAGGATGATGAGCAAGAGAAGCAGCCGGATGTTAATAAATCCAGAAGGATAGTTCCTTTGGAAGAGCTCACCTGCCCATTTTGCAACATTCGCTTCGCACGGAGACGCGAAATAAACAGCCACAAGGCGAGGCATCGAGAAGAGACAGATCATCGTTGTTCGCAGTGCCCACTGAGATTCCTCGCACGCACCAAGCTGGATGAGCACGTAAATGATAAGCACAAGCATTCGCCACTTGCTAAAATGTACAAATGCTCACTGTGCAGCTACACCACCAAGTCACGCTTCTACATGAAGTCCCACAACAAGCGGGCACATCACAAGAAGGCAGCCACCCCAACGCCAATCCTTGCTGAATGCAATGATAGCAATGGCAGTGTGGAGGAGAGCgcgaagaggaagaagaagcagcagcagcaggatAAGTTTAAATGCGAAATCTGCGGGAAAGTCCTCAAGACGGCGTACACGCTGAAGAATCACTGGAACATGCACAAGAATCCCCACAAGTGCAACATCTGCGGCAAAGCATTCTCAGTTGAGCAGCGCCTGGAGAATCATGTGGCAAAGCATGACAGCAGTAAGGAtatcttttgcaatttctgcCCAATGAGCTTCCTAACGGCAGCTGAAATGGAACTCCATTTGGGCTTAGAGCACGAGCAGGCGAATATGAAGATCGTTACATGCCCCCACTGCCCGTACAGAACATCCTTCACGCGTGCCCTGAACATGCGTAGTCACATCCGGAATGTCCACAAATTGGCACATTCCTCCACAATTGTGCGTGACCTGAAGATGGAACTCCTCGATGCGGAAGAGAAGAAGTTGTACTGTTTGCAGTGCAAGCGACGCATGCCAACGGAGGAAGCTCTGGTGCAGCACATGAAAACCCACGAGATTGGTGTTGATGAGGCCCGGAAGGAGCGCAATCGATCGAAGAATCGgaagaagagagaagaaaGACAAGCACAAGGCCAGAACGCCGTCAAACCGACTGAATCAGCGAAAGTTGCGCAACAGAATGGAACAACAACGGAAGTGGCAACATCAACACAACCAATGAGTATACTTGAGTGCTTCTTTGAATGTGACATCTGTGAGATCTTCTTGGAGAGTGTGAGCACCATGCGGGAGCATTTTGTGATGCAGCACAACAATCTCAAGCCCTACAAGTGCGAAATATGTGATAATCGCTTCCCAACATGGCCTATTCTGCGACGGCATCAACGCCTCTCTCACAAGGCACTGCCAACATTCATTCCTGATCGAATAATCAttcagcagcagcagcggAAACGACGACGATCTCCCTCAACGTCCTCCACAAGTTCCACATCGTCCGGCTCATCATCCTCAACGGGTTCCTCATCGACATCTTCAACCTCCTCCGGAAGTTCCGGGAACAGAAGTAAAGCCTCCTCCCAGAGTGTTGATACCGATGTATCAGCTGCCCTAGATCGTGTAGCACCACGCAGTGACGCCACTCCTGCACCGAAGAAGAAGGTCAGCCTCAAAGTAATGACATTGACCAACAAGATCAGCGACAATGAGTACCAATGTGACATCTGTAGGCAAACATTTGACGCTGAAGATGCCTTCAAGTCCCACTTCCAGTACCACGACAATGTTAATCCCTACAAATGTGAGCTTTGCTCCAAAAGATTCGAAGCGTGGACCTCAATGAAGCGACATCAGAGCATCGTACACAAAGGTTACCGAAATAATTGTATCTAG
- the LOC129793836 gene encoding CTD nuclear envelope phosphatase 1 homolog isoform X2, with the protein MLSYVQMNARKFLILASKVWTCICYMFNRQVRAYQPVKYEPFPLSPVSRHRLGMVQRKTLVLDLDETLIHSHHDAAPRNTVKPGTPHDFTVKVMIDRHPVRFFVHKRPHVDFFLDVVSQWYDIVVFTASMEIYGTAVADKLDNGRNILTRRYYRQHCTPDFGSYTKDLSAICNDLNRIFIIDNSPGAYRCFPNNAIPIKSWFCDPMDIALLSLLPLLDALRFTNDVRSVLSRNLHLHRLW; encoded by the exons ATGCTTTCTTACGTCCAAATGAACGCCAGGAAGTTCTTGATATTGGCATCGAAGGTATGGACCTGTATTTGCTACATGTTCAACAGACAAGTACGAGCT TACCAGCCCGTCAAGTATGAACCCTTCCCCCTATCACCGGTCTCCCGGCATCGATTGGGCATGGTGCAACGGAAGACACTTGTCCTGGATCTCGATGAGACCCTCATTCATTCGCACCACGATGCAGCACCGCGGAATACCGTGAAACCCGGCACACCGCACGATTTCACCGTGAAAGTCATGATTGACCGGCATCCGGTGCGCTTTTTCGTCCACAAGCGCCCCCATGTGGACTTCTTCCTGGACGTCGTGTCACAGTGGTATGACATTGTTGTCTTCACGGCCAGCATGGAAATCTACGGGACCGCTGTGGCGGATAAACTCGACAATGGGCGCAACATCCTCACGAGGCGCTACTACCGTCAGCACTGCACGCCAGACTTTGGCTCCTACACCAAAGATCTCTCGGCGATTTGCAACGACTTAAATAGG atATTTATAATAGACAATTCTCCAGGCGCTTATCGGTGCTTCCCAAACAATGCAATCCCCATTAAGTCGTGGTTCTGCGACCCAATGGACATTGCACTGTTGTCACTTCTACCGCTCTTGGATGCTCTGCGGTTCACCAATGATGTCCGTTCTGTGCTCTCGAGGAATCTTCATCTCCATCGTCTGTGGTGA
- the LOC129793836 gene encoding CTD nuclear envelope phosphatase 1 homolog isoform X1, with protein MLSYVQMNARKFLILASKVWTCICYMFNRQVRAFVQYQPVKYEPFPLSPVSRHRLGMVQRKTLVLDLDETLIHSHHDAAPRNTVKPGTPHDFTVKVMIDRHPVRFFVHKRPHVDFFLDVVSQWYDIVVFTASMEIYGTAVADKLDNGRNILTRRYYRQHCTPDFGSYTKDLSAICNDLNRIFIIDNSPGAYRCFPNNAIPIKSWFCDPMDIALLSLLPLLDALRFTNDVRSVLSRNLHLHRLW; from the exons ATGCTTTCTTACGTCCAAATGAACGCCAGGAAGTTCTTGATATTGGCATCGAAGGTATGGACCTGTATTTGCTACATGTTCAACAGACAAGTACGAGCT TTTGTTCAGTACCAGCCCGTCAAGTATGAACCCTTCCCCCTATCACCGGTCTCCCGGCATCGATTGGGCATGGTGCAACGGAAGACACTTGTCCTGGATCTCGATGAGACCCTCATTCATTCGCACCACGATGCAGCACCGCGGAATACCGTGAAACCCGGCACACCGCACGATTTCACCGTGAAAGTCATGATTGACCGGCATCCGGTGCGCTTTTTCGTCCACAAGCGCCCCCATGTGGACTTCTTCCTGGACGTCGTGTCACAGTGGTATGACATTGTTGTCTTCACGGCCAGCATGGAAATCTACGGGACCGCTGTGGCGGATAAACTCGACAATGGGCGCAACATCCTCACGAGGCGCTACTACCGTCAGCACTGCACGCCAGACTTTGGCTCCTACACCAAAGATCTCTCGGCGATTTGCAACGACTTAAATAGG atATTTATAATAGACAATTCTCCAGGCGCTTATCGGTGCTTCCCAAACAATGCAATCCCCATTAAGTCGTGGTTCTGCGACCCAATGGACATTGCACTGTTGTCACTTCTACCGCTCTTGGATGCTCTGCGGTTCACCAATGATGTCCGTTCTGTGCTCTCGAGGAATCTTCATCTCCATCGTCTGTGGTGA